One Carassius auratus strain Wakin chromosome 44, ASM336829v1, whole genome shotgun sequence genomic window carries:
- the LOC113062157 gene encoding intermediate filament family orphan 1-like, which translates to MPDFEHFRFSYSRMNPVLGENVYPFQQNQVTGFADSASSGHWTDPAGLFLSEHTSGIGQDGLDLGALPPPGTPYLHLGNYLHRVSPPPPAAAALRNDLGSNISVLKTLNLRFRCFLAKVHELERRNKVLEKQLQQALDESAECVENKKPLTRDVGVQTGFVGLIPVRPDLIPLQNANDTAYLSGALLSPTLYNTILPLESSNRTPVESLNPSNLTDSNSNLTPNFPISPIDPAPKTFSNINGKYVNTGIGCTSNLPPRFHPGTVWSYNPRFSSGRETRVSGSGGLSWVPPKGVGVQVDTITPEIRALYNVLAKVKRERDEYKRRWEDEYTMRVDLQEKVAELEEDLQESEVCQDELTLRVKQLKAELVLFKGLMSNNHSDLDSKIQEKAMKVDMDICRRIDITARLCDVAQQRNCEDMIQIFQQVATPPSTLSRRPRKQASQTFRGNESDEPVSISESEESGNKEINEEMQRMLNQLRECEFDDDCDSLAWEETEETLLLWEDFPGCTFSVENQGEQEESIEKVIKDTECLFKSREQEYQDTIDQIELELATAKSDMNRHLHEYMEMCSMKRGLDVQMETCRRLITQSGDRKSPLLISVAVEEGENAEKERKKATAANSDSTEPYCDMQMNSAVPDHTWKKA; encoded by the exons ATGCCGGACTTTGAGCATTTCAGATTTTCCTACTCCAGAATGAATCCTGTATTGGGGGAGAACGTGTATCCGTTCCAGCAGAACCAGGTGACGGGTTTCGCGGACTCCGCGTCTTCGGGCCACTGGACCGATCCAGCGGGCCTGTTCTTAAGCGAGCACACGAGTGGCATCGGGCAAGATGGACTGGACTTAGGGGCTTTACCTCCTCCGGGAACACCGTATCTGCACCTGGGTAACTATCTGCACCGGGTGTCTCCACCTCCTCCCGCCGCCGCGGCCCTCCGTAACGACCTGGGGTCCAACATCAGCGTCCTCAAAACTCTAAATTTGCGCTTCCGCTGCTTTTTAGCCAAAGTACATGAACTGGAACGTAGGAATAAAGTATTGGAAAAGCAACTGCAACAGGCATTGGATGAGAGCGCGGAGTGTGTGGAAAATAAGAAGCCATTAACGCGAGATGTTGGAGTGCAAACCGGCTTCGTTGGATTGATTCCTGTCAGGCCCGACTTGATACCCCTCCAGAACGCGAACGACACCGCGTATCTGTCCGGAGCCTTGCTGTCACCGACTCTCTATAACACCATCCTCCCTCTCGAGTCCAGTAATAGGACACCAGTAGAAAGCCTGAACCCATCCAATCTGACGGACTCTAACTCTAATCTTACTCCAAATTTCCCCATCAGCCCGATTGATCCTGCTCCAAAAACATTCAGCAATATTAACGGGAAGTATGTCAATACCGGTATCGGCTGTACCAGCAACCTTCCACCCAGATTTCATCCTGGCACTGTGTGGTCGTACAATCCGAGGTTCAGCAGCGGGCGCGAGACGCGGGTCTCGGGGTCAGGTGGGTTGTCATGGGTGCCTCCAAAAGGAGTAGGTGTCCAGGTCGACACTATCACCCCAGAGATTCGGGCCCTGTACAATGTGCTGGCCAAGGTAAAGAGGGAAAGGGACGAATACAAACGGAG ATGGGAAGATGAATACACGATGCGAGTGGATCTACAGGAGAAGGTTGCAGAGCTTGAAGAG gACCTGCAGGAAAGTGAGGTGTGTCAGGATGAACTTACTCTGAGGGTTAAGCAGCTTAAAGCAGAGCTGGTTCTGTTCAAAGGCCTCATGAGCAAT AATCACTCTGATTTGGACAGTAAAATCCAGGAGAAGGCCATGAAAGTGGACATGGATATCTGTCGCAGGATTGACATCACGGCCCGACTGTGTGATGTAGCCCAACAGAGAAATTGCGAAGACATGATTCAAATCTTCCAG cAAGTAGCCACACCTCCATCAACCTTGAGCCGCCGTCCACGAAAACAAGCGTCCCAGACATTCAGGGGGAACGAGAGTGATGAACCAGTAAGCATCTCTGAAAGTGAGGAGAGCGGGAATAAGGAGATCAATGAGGAGATGCAGAGGATGCTTAACCAATT GCGTGAGTGTGAGTTTGACGATGACTGCGACAGTCTTGCGTGGGAAGAGACGGAGGAAACTCTGTTACTCTGGGAAGATTTTCCAGGATGCACCTTCAGTGTTGAGAACCAAGGAGAG CAGGAGGAGTCCATTGAGAAAGTGATAAAGGACACAGAGTGCCTTTTCAAGTCCCGTGAACAGGAATATCAAGACACCATTGACCAAATTGAG TTGGAGTTGGCAACTGCTAAGTCGGATATGAACAGGCATTTGCATGAGTATATGGAGATGTGCAGCATGAAAAGAGGCCTGGATGTTCAGATGGAGACCTGCAGACGATTAATCACTCAGAGTGgagacag AAAATCCCCTCTTCTCATTTCGGTTGCTGTGGAGGAGGGAGAGAATGCGGAGAAGGAGAGGAAAAAAGCAACTGCGGCAAACTCTGACAGCACTGAACCGTATTGTGACATGCAGATGAACTCCGCTGTCCCGGACCACACATGGAAAAAGGCTTAA